A genomic segment from Dermatobacter hominis encodes:
- the rsgA gene encoding ribosome small subunit-dependent GTPase A gives MVAADGTDPPGWDEGWAAAWAAARDGGQLPDGTVAARVVRIDKGGITAARWPGDDHLVIAAKSARRVVVGDVVALDAEAGRIEAILPRRTVFERRSPGVSRGQVLAEARAVAANMDRVLVLQPLDTGLNPHRLARELVLAWESGALPIVLLTKTDLVDEETVEAAVAEARRWAPGVEVLAISKHRPDTLHGLDDVTGPGHVLALLGASGAGKSSLANALAGHEVQLTAEVREGDRRGRHTTSAGQIVPLAGGALLIDTPGIRGVGLWAADEGLERAFDDLVPYAEECRFVDCQHGTEPGCGVTAAVERGDVGADRLEVFHELVAELESLEADLEVRERDAERQANQVARHKARNRDNR, from the coding sequence GTGGTCGCAGCCGACGGCACCGATCCCCCCGGGTGGGACGAGGGCTGGGCCGCGGCATGGGCGGCGGCACGCGACGGCGGCCAGCTCCCCGACGGCACGGTCGCGGCGCGGGTCGTCCGCATCGACAAGGGCGGCATCACCGCGGCGCGCTGGCCGGGTGACGACCACCTGGTGATCGCCGCCAAGTCGGCGCGGCGCGTGGTGGTCGGCGACGTCGTCGCGCTCGACGCCGAGGCCGGGCGCATCGAGGCGATCCTCCCGCGGCGCACGGTGTTCGAGCGCCGGTCGCCCGGGGTGAGTCGCGGCCAGGTGCTGGCCGAGGCCCGCGCGGTGGCCGCCAACATGGACCGCGTCCTCGTCCTGCAGCCGCTGGACACCGGGCTCAACCCGCATCGGCTCGCCCGCGAGCTCGTGCTGGCGTGGGAGTCGGGAGCCCTGCCGATCGTCCTGCTCACCAAGACCGACCTGGTCGACGAGGAGACGGTCGAGGCCGCCGTCGCCGAGGCGCGGCGATGGGCGCCCGGCGTCGAGGTGCTGGCGATCTCCAAGCACCGCCCCGACACGCTGCACGGGCTCGACGACGTCACCGGGCCCGGGCACGTGCTGGCGCTGCTCGGCGCGTCGGGGGCGGGCAAGTCGTCGCTCGCCAACGCACTCGCCGGCCACGAGGTGCAGCTGACCGCCGAGGTGCGGGAGGGCGACCGGCGTGGCCGGCACACCACGTCGGCCGGCCAGATCGTCCCGCTCGCGGGCGGCGCCCTGCTGATCGACACGCCGGGCATCCGCGGCGTGGGACTGTGGGCGGCGGACGAGGGCCTGGAGCGGGCCTTCGACGACCTGGTGCCCTACGCCGAGGAGTGCCGCTTCGTCGACTGCCAGCACGGCACCGAGCCCGGGTGCGGCGTCACCGCCGCGGTCGAGCGCGGCGACGTCGGCGCCGACCGGCTCGAGGTGTTCCACGAGCTGGTCGCCGAGCTGGAGTCGCTCGAGGCCGACCTCGAGGTGCGCGAGCGCGACGCCGAGCGCCAGGCCAACCAGGTGGCGCGCCACAAGGCCCGCAACCGCGACAACCGCTGA
- the leuC gene encoding 3-isopropylmalate dehydratase large subunit, protein MTNPAAPRTLAEKVWDRHVVRSAEGEPDLLYIDLHLVHEVTSPQAFDGLRLAGRGVRRPDLTVATEDHNVPTQDIDVPIADPVSRKQVDTLRANTDEFDIVEFPMGSAEQGIVHIIGPEQGRTLPGMTIVCGDSHTSTHGAFGALAFGIGTSEVEHVLATQTLPQAKPKTLAVNVEGELRPGVTAKDVILAILGELGTSGGIGYIAEYRGSAIRSLSMEGRMTVCNMSIEAGAKAGLIAPDEVTFEYLKGRAHAPKGELWDQAVEDWTTLVTDEGATFDKEIFLDAADIEPFVSWGTNPGQVIPLSGTIPSPDDFDDQVLHDAAERALEYMDLQAGTPFREVAVDTIFIGSCTNGRIEDLRAAAAVAEGRKVADGVRTLVVPGSHAVKAQAEAEGLDRIFLEAGFDWREPGCSMCLAMNPDKLAPGERSASTSNRNFEGRQGRGGRTHLVSPAVAAATAVAGHFAAPADLD, encoded by the coding sequence ATGACGAACCCAGCAGCGCCCCGGACGCTGGCCGAGAAGGTCTGGGACCGCCACGTCGTGCGGTCGGCGGAGGGCGAGCCCGACCTCCTCTACATCGACCTGCACCTCGTCCACGAGGTCACCTCGCCGCAGGCGTTCGACGGGCTCCGCCTGGCCGGCCGCGGCGTCCGCCGTCCGGACCTCACGGTCGCCACCGAGGACCACAACGTGCCGACCCAGGACATCGACGTCCCGATCGCCGATCCCGTGTCGCGCAAGCAGGTCGACACCCTCCGGGCCAACACCGACGAGTTCGACATCGTCGAGTTCCCGATGGGATCCGCGGAGCAGGGCATCGTGCACATCATCGGCCCGGAGCAGGGGCGCACCCTCCCCGGCATGACGATCGTGTGCGGCGACTCCCACACCTCGACCCACGGCGCGTTCGGCGCGCTGGCGTTCGGCATCGGCACGTCGGAGGTCGAGCACGTGCTCGCCACGCAGACGCTGCCCCAGGCGAAGCCGAAGACGCTGGCGGTCAACGTCGAGGGCGAGCTCCGACCCGGCGTCACCGCCAAGGACGTGATCCTCGCCATCCTCGGTGAGCTCGGCACGTCGGGCGGCATCGGCTACATCGCCGAGTACCGCGGCTCCGCCATCCGGTCGCTGTCGATGGAGGGCCGGATGACCGTCTGCAACATGTCGATCGAGGCCGGTGCGAAAGCGGGCCTGATCGCCCCCGATGAGGTCACCTTCGAGTACCTGAAGGGCCGGGCCCACGCCCCCAAGGGCGAGCTGTGGGACCAGGCCGTCGAGGACTGGACGACGCTCGTCACCGACGAGGGCGCCACGTTCGACAAGGAGATCTTCCTGGACGCGGCCGACATCGAGCCGTTCGTCTCCTGGGGCACCAACCCCGGCCAGGTGATCCCGCTGTCGGGCACGATCCCGTCGCCGGACGACTTCGACGACCAGGTCCTGCACGACGCCGCGGAGCGTGCGCTCGAGTACATGGACCTGCAGGCGGGCACGCCGTTCCGCGAGGTCGCGGTCGACACGATCTTCATCGGGTCCTGCACCAACGGGCGCATCGAGGACCTCCGGGCCGCGGCCGCCGTCGCCGAGGGCCGCAAGGTCGCCGACGGCGTGCGCACGCTCGTCGTCCCCGGCTCCCACGCCGTGAAGGCGCAGGCCGAGGCCGAGGGTCTGGACCGCATCTTCCTCGAGGCCGGCTTCGACTGGCGGGAGCCCGGCTGCTCGATGTGCCTGGCGATGAACCCCGACAAGCTCGCCCCGGGTGAGCGCTCGGCGTCGACGTCGAACCGCAACTTCGAGGGCCGGCAGGGCCGCGGCGGCCGCACGCACCTCGTGTCGCCCGCCGTCGCCGCCGCCACCGCCGTCGCCGGCCACTTCGCCGCCCCGGCCGACCTGGACTGA
- a CDS encoding beta-propeller domain-containing protein, which yields MRVGIGTGGNTSHGGRRAIAVALVGLAAVGLLAGCTQDIEGGVGRLRSEPIELADVSLVRASSCDDLVATAEAREQAIQDEIDRQQRATDSGGAVEELGDDVDAAGAESSASASSSGPATTVAPAMPADAAAPTAGAADGAQQRAGQTEQRAAGSGDTTADGTVVAGTNNQEQGVDEGDLVKTDGRRLVTLTSDGVLRVVGLDGSPSVDGELVLTPPSFAQGGQLLLRGDEVVAVVGAWDPTTGLPSTQIARIDLADPARPTLVEQVRVAGEPVATRMVDGRIRVVLRPMIGGPVVAPVPLPPPVTTEPPTTATTVPDTTVPDTTVPTTSVPDGTTLPSTSTTTTVPTTTTSTAADADDVSTEAARLLPQRLTALGGSEPLGGCDDVLSPPPTSIGSGGGTSGSWGGTSSGMTTDVAYPAGNGVTVLTVADTLADLAPVTVEGGVETVYAGTDALYTTATAYGPEGPVTAVHRFDLAADGPAAYTGSGLVPGSLLNQYSLSDRDGALRVVTTASTSTGAVPGVAVEDGEEASIGRASTTAGRITVLRPDDAGTLREVGHLDDLGVTEQVKSVRFIEDRAYVVTFRQTDPLFAVDLSDDTAPRLLGELKLPGFSEYLHPIGDGRLLGIGSEADERSGGVTGFKATLFDVSDPTAPKELDSYVEAGMSSTVGYDPHSFTWDPVRRQAVVPMTSNGGFGCPADAQCSMPGEVMPTEPMPMDDVPSTTIACPAGADCGVVGPTVGRPVAMPWTGAYVIGVDGDVLTVRGKLVHEPTPGAYGSILRSVVVDADLWTVSDAGVGRTDAQRPTGVALLPF from the coding sequence ATGCGGGTCGGGATCGGCACCGGAGGGAACACGAGCCACGGTGGGCGGCGCGCCATCGCCGTCGCGCTGGTGGGGCTGGCCGCCGTGGGCCTGCTCGCAGGCTGCACGCAGGACATCGAGGGCGGCGTCGGCCGGCTCCGCAGCGAGCCGATCGAGCTGGCCGACGTCTCGCTCGTGCGCGCCAGCAGCTGCGACGACCTGGTCGCGACCGCCGAGGCACGCGAGCAGGCCATCCAGGACGAGATCGACCGGCAGCAGCGGGCGACCGACAGCGGCGGCGCCGTCGAGGAGCTCGGCGACGACGTCGACGCGGCCGGTGCGGAGTCGTCGGCGTCCGCGTCGTCGTCGGGGCCGGCGACCACCGTTGCGCCGGCGATGCCGGCCGACGCCGCCGCGCCGACGGCCGGAGCCGCCGACGGGGCCCAGCAGCGCGCCGGCCAGACCGAGCAGCGCGCCGCGGGATCCGGCGACACGACAGCGGACGGCACCGTCGTCGCCGGCACGAACAACCAGGAGCAGGGCGTCGACGAGGGCGACCTGGTCAAGACCGACGGCCGCCGGCTGGTGACCCTGACCTCCGACGGCGTGCTGCGCGTGGTCGGGCTCGACGGCTCCCCCTCCGTCGACGGCGAGCTCGTGCTGACGCCGCCGAGCTTCGCCCAGGGCGGCCAGCTCCTCCTCCGCGGCGACGAGGTCGTCGCGGTGGTGGGCGCCTGGGACCCGACGACGGGACTGCCGTCGACGCAGATCGCCCGGATCGACCTCGCCGACCCCGCTCGTCCCACGCTCGTCGAGCAGGTGCGGGTGGCCGGTGAGCCGGTGGCGACGCGCATGGTCGACGGCCGCATCCGCGTGGTGCTCCGCCCGATGATCGGCGGCCCGGTCGTCGCACCGGTCCCGCTGCCGCCACCCGTCACCACCGAGCCGCCGACCACCGCGACGACGGTGCCCGACACCACGGTGCCCGACACGACCGTGCCCACCACCTCCGTCCCCGACGGCACGACCCTCCCCTCCACCTCGACCACCACGACGGTCCCGACCACCACCACGTCGACGGCCGCCGACGCTGACGACGTGTCGACCGAGGCGGCCCGCCTGCTGCCGCAGCGCCTGACGGCCCTGGGCGGGAGCGAGCCGCTCGGCGGGTGTGACGACGTGCTCTCGCCGCCTCCCACCTCCATCGGCTCGGGCGGCGGCACGTCCGGCTCGTGGGGCGGGACGAGCTCGGGGATGACGACCGACGTCGCGTACCCGGCGGGCAACGGCGTCACGGTCCTCACGGTCGCCGACACGCTCGCGGACCTGGCGCCCGTCACCGTCGAGGGCGGCGTCGAGACCGTGTACGCCGGGACCGACGCCCTGTACACGACGGCGACGGCCTACGGGCCCGAGGGTCCGGTGACGGCCGTGCACCGCTTCGACCTCGCCGCCGACGGCCCGGCCGCCTACACCGGCAGCGGGCTGGTGCCCGGCTCGCTGCTGAACCAGTACTCGCTGTCGGACCGCGACGGTGCCCTGCGGGTGGTCACCACGGCGTCGACCTCGACCGGGGCCGTCCCCGGCGTCGCCGTCGAGGACGGCGAGGAGGCGAGCATCGGCCGGGCCTCGACGACGGCCGGTCGCATCACGGTGCTGCGGCCCGACGACGCCGGCACGCTGCGGGAGGTCGGGCACCTCGACGACCTCGGGGTGACCGAGCAGGTGAAGTCGGTGCGGTTCATCGAGGACCGGGCCTACGTGGTCACGTTCCGCCAGACGGACCCGCTCTTCGCCGTCGACCTCTCCGACGACACGGCGCCCCGCCTGCTCGGCGAGCTGAAGCTGCCCGGCTTCTCGGAGTACCTCCACCCGATCGGTGACGGCCGGCTGCTCGGCATCGGGTCCGAGGCCGACGAGCGCTCCGGTGGCGTCACCGGCTTCAAGGCGACGCTGTTCGACGTGTCGGACCCGACCGCCCCGAAGGAGCTCGACTCCTACGTCGAGGCCGGCATGAGCTCGACGGTGGGGTACGACCCGCACTCGTTCACGTGGGACCCGGTGCGGCGCCAGGCGGTCGTGCCGATGACCTCGAACGGCGGGTTCGGCTGCCCGGCCGACGCCCAGTGCTCGATGCCCGGTGAGGTGATGCCGACGGAACCGATGCCGATGGACGACGTGCCGTCGACCACGATCGCCTGTCCGGCCGGGGCCGACTGCGGCGTGGTCGGGCCGACCGTCGGGCGGCCGGTCGCCATGCCCTGGACCGGCGCCTACGTCATCGGCGTCGACGGCGACGTCCTGACCGTCCGCGGGAAGCTCGTGCACGAGCCGACCCCGGGGGCGTACGGGAGCATCCTGCGCTCGGTCGTCGTCGACGCCGACCTCTGGACGGTGTCCGACGCGGGCGTCGGGCGCACCGACGCCCAGCGGCCCACCGGCGTCGCCCTGCTCCCCTTCTGA
- the greA gene encoding transcription elongation factor GreA — protein sequence MAQELSQDAFDRLTAELEDLRTRGRIEMADRIERAREHGDLKENAEYHAAKEEKAKMEARIAQLFGILEDAVIVEIGGASDEVRIGTIVTLRYDGDDEDEVEKFLVGSIEEASAGVTVISPSSALGEALMGAKPGDSVSYQAPNGELTVIVVELH from the coding sequence ATGGCACAGGAGCTCTCCCAGGACGCGTTCGACCGGCTCACCGCGGAGCTGGAGGACCTGCGGACCCGGGGCCGCATCGAGATGGCCGACCGGATCGAGCGGGCGCGGGAGCACGGCGACCTCAAGGAGAACGCCGAGTACCACGCAGCCAAGGAGGAGAAGGCGAAGATGGAGGCGCGGATCGCCCAGCTCTTCGGGATCCTCGAGGACGCGGTCATCGTGGAGATCGGCGGGGCGTCCGACGAGGTCCGGATCGGCACGATCGTCACCCTCCGCTACGACGGCGACGACGAGGACGAGGTCGAGAAGTTCCTCGTCGGGTCCATCGAGGAGGCGTCCGCAGGCGTGACCGTCATCTCGCCGTCGTCCGCGCTCGGCGAGGCCCTGATGGGCGCCAAGCCCGGCGACTCCGTGAGCTACCAGGCGCCCAACGGCGAGCTCACCGTCATCGTCGTCGAGCTGCACTGA
- a CDS encoding 3-isopropylmalate dehydrogenase: MTHRIGVIGGDGIGPEVVAEAIKVLDATGVGYERIDYDLGAHRYLEDGTVLPDEVLEEWRGLDALLLGAVGDPAVGVAAPAGLVERGILLRMRFDLDQYINLRPFRLPPKADFEVIRENTEGTYAGEGGFLRKGTPNEIATQGSVNTRLGVERCIRYAFDRASGTERKHLTLVHKKNVLTFAGDLWQRTFDIVAEEYPQVSTGYDHVDAACIHFVERPERYDVIVTDNLFGDILTDLGGAVAGGVGFAASANLNPARTGPSMFEPVHGTAPDIAGQNKANPVAAIISLQLMLDFLGEAEATAKVAAAVTDPERYQGSTTEIGDAIADAVKNA, from the coding sequence ATGACCCACAGGATCGGCGTGATCGGCGGCGACGGCATCGGCCCCGAGGTGGTCGCCGAGGCCATCAAGGTGCTCGACGCGACGGGCGTCGGCTACGAGCGCATCGACTACGACCTGGGCGCGCACCGCTACCTGGAGGACGGCACCGTCCTGCCCGACGAGGTGCTCGAGGAGTGGCGTGGGCTCGACGCCCTGCTGCTCGGCGCCGTCGGCGACCCGGCCGTCGGCGTCGCCGCCCCGGCCGGCCTGGTCGAGCGCGGGATCCTGCTGCGGATGCGCTTCGACCTCGACCAGTACATCAACCTGCGCCCGTTCCGACTCCCGCCCAAGGCCGACTTCGAGGTGATCCGGGAGAACACCGAGGGCACCTACGCCGGCGAGGGCGGCTTCCTCCGCAAGGGCACGCCGAACGAGATCGCGACGCAGGGATCGGTCAACACCCGCCTCGGCGTCGAGCGCTGCATCCGCTATGCCTTCGACCGGGCGTCGGGCACCGAGCGCAAGCACCTCACGCTGGTGCACAAGAAGAACGTCCTGACCTTCGCCGGCGACCTCTGGCAGCGGACGTTCGACATCGTGGCCGAGGAGTACCCGCAGGTCAGCACCGGCTACGACCACGTCGACGCAGCCTGCATCCACTTCGTCGAGCGACCCGAGCGCTACGACGTCATCGTCACGGACAACCTGTTCGGCGACATCCTCACCGACCTGGGCGGCGCGGTGGCCGGCGGCGTGGGCTTCGCCGCCTCGGCCAACCTCAACCCGGCCCGCACCGGCCCCTCGATGTTCGAGCCGGTCCACGGCACGGCCCCCGACATCGCCGGCCAGAACAAGGCCAACCCGGTCGCGGCGATCATCTCGCTGCAGCTCATGCTCGACTTCTTGGGCGAGGCCGAGGCCACGGCCAAGGTCGCCGCCGCCGTCACCGACCCGGAGCGCTACCAGGGCTCGACCACCGAGATCGGCGACGCCATCGCCGACGCCGTCAAGAACGCCTGA
- the mscL gene encoding large conductance mechanosensitive channel protein MscL, whose amino-acid sequence MIKGFREFITRGNVVDLAVGVIIGAAFGAVVTSLTQDVIMPFIGAIIGEPSFEQLTFTIGDGVIRYGAFLTAVLNFLILAAAVYFFIVAPINHLRARYSTPEEEELAKEDRMIELLEQIARK is encoded by the coding sequence ATGATCAAGGGGTTCCGGGAGTTCATCACCCGAGGCAACGTCGTCGACCTGGCGGTGGGCGTCATCATCGGCGCTGCGTTCGGCGCCGTCGTCACCTCGCTGACGCAGGACGTGATCATGCCGTTCATCGGGGCGATCATCGGCGAGCCGAGCTTCGAGCAGCTGACCTTCACGATCGGCGACGGCGTCATCCGCTACGGGGCCTTCCTCACCGCCGTCCTGAACTTCCTGATCCTGGCCGCGGCCGTCTACTTCTTCATCGTCGCCCCCATCAACCACCTCCGGGCCCGCTACAGCACCCCCGAGGAGGAGGAGCTGGCCAAGGAGGACCGGATGATCGAGCTGCTGGAGCAGATCGCTCGCAAGTAG
- a CDS encoding Ppx/GppA phosphatase family protein: protein MAPPPGPSTPSPFPEVLAAIDIGTNSVHMVVARVAGNDRFEVITRLKEMVRLGSGQGEMKHLEPDAIDRAVAALTRCRQLADSLDATVFAVATSAVREARNAGDFLVRAREEAGVDVEVIAGHEEARLIRLGVLQALPVWDKDMVLVDVGGGSTEIVFGRGEEVTYARSIKLGSLRMTRSFFPDGAASPKAVAECRRFVQGRLAPMLRDAVNLPFEVAVASSGTAESLAVMALARSGDTAPQTMNGAVLTRKALGKVIDDLAGAPTTEERRQLPGIDVARADILLGGAIVIEQVCDALGIDELVISEYALREGVLLDGLHRLRGGSLHHLSQLREASVHHLIELCDDDPAHSVQVAALALQLHDALGERLGLGDADRELLEAGALLANVGLFISHSGHHKHSYYVIRNSEHLMGFTDREIEIIAQVARYHRKGRPAEKHLEFAALSSEDQARVRAMVSMLRVAIGMDRNHDGAVERLNVKDEGDHVRIELVGEPDADLSLEVYAANERCNMLADQLGATVEIVAAD, encoded by the coding sequence ATGGCCCCGCCCCCAGGGCCGAGCACCCCCTCCCCGTTCCCCGAGGTGCTGGCCGCCATCGACATCGGGACGAACTCCGTCCACATGGTCGTGGCGCGGGTGGCGGGCAACGACCGCTTCGAGGTGATCACCCGCCTGAAGGAGATGGTCCGGCTCGGTTCCGGCCAGGGCGAGATGAAACACCTCGAGCCCGATGCGATCGACCGCGCCGTGGCCGCCCTGACCCGGTGCCGCCAGCTCGCCGACAGCCTCGACGCCACCGTCTTCGCCGTGGCGACGTCGGCCGTCCGGGAGGCCCGCAACGCCGGCGACTTCCTGGTCCGGGCGCGTGAAGAGGCGGGCGTCGACGTCGAGGTGATCGCCGGCCACGAGGAGGCCCGCCTCATCCGCCTCGGCGTGCTGCAGGCGCTGCCGGTGTGGGACAAGGACATGGTGCTCGTCGACGTCGGCGGGGGGTCCACAGAGATCGTCTTCGGCCGGGGCGAGGAGGTCACCTACGCCCGGTCCATCAAGCTCGGCTCGCTGCGCATGACGCGGTCGTTCTTCCCCGACGGGGCGGCGAGCCCGAAGGCAGTGGCCGAGTGCCGGCGCTTCGTGCAGGGCCGGCTCGCGCCGATGCTGCGCGACGCGGTCAACCTGCCGTTCGAGGTGGCGGTCGCGTCGTCGGGCACCGCCGAGTCGCTGGCGGTCATGGCCCTGGCCCGATCGGGCGACACCGCGCCGCAGACCATGAACGGGGCGGTGCTGACCCGCAAGGCGCTCGGCAAGGTGATCGACGACCTGGCCGGTGCCCCGACGACCGAGGAGCGCCGCCAGCTGCCGGGAATCGACGTCGCCCGGGCCGACATCCTCCTCGGCGGCGCCATCGTCATCGAGCAGGTGTGCGACGCGCTCGGCATCGACGAGCTCGTGATCTCGGAGTACGCGCTGCGTGAGGGCGTGCTGCTCGACGGCCTCCACCGGCTCCGCGGCGGGTCGCTGCACCACCTGTCGCAGCTGCGCGAGGCGTCGGTCCACCACCTCATCGAGCTCTGCGACGACGACCCGGCGCACTCGGTGCAGGTGGCCGCGCTCGCGCTGCAGCTGCACGACGCGCTGGGGGAGCGGTTGGGGCTGGGCGACGCCGACCGCGAACTGCTCGAGGCGGGCGCGCTGCTGGCCAACGTCGGGCTGTTCATCAGCCACTCGGGCCACCACAAGCACAGCTACTACGTGATCCGGAACTCCGAGCACCTCATGGGCTTCACGGACCGCGAGATCGAGATCATCGCCCAGGTCGCCCGCTACCACCGGAAGGGCCGGCCGGCCGAGAAGCACCTCGAGTTCGCAGCGCTGTCGAGCGAGGACCAGGCCCGGGTCCGGGCGATGGTGTCGATGCTCCGCGTCGCGATCGGCATGGACCGCAACCACGACGGTGCGGTCGAGCGGCTCAACGTCAAGGACGAGGGCGACCACGTCCGGATCGAGCTCGTGGGCGAGCCCGACGCCGACCTCTCCCTCGAGGTCTACGCGGCGAACGAGCGCTGCAACATGCTCGCCGACCAGCTCGGCGCGACCGTCGAGATCGTCGCCGCGGACTGA
- the leuD gene encoding 3-isopropylmalate dehydratase small subunit gives MDAVRIITGTAVPLDRSDVDTDQIIPSDWLKQVERTGFDKGLFSEWRDDRDFVLNQEVHQGANILIAGPNFGTGSSREHAVWAIQQYGFAAVISPRFGDIFRNNSTKNGLVPVQVSAEVGRRLLDAVAEEPTLQLSIDIERRTLEVPGLDLEVDFPLDDAVRHRFLNGLDDIGLTLQHEAEITAFESQRPAWMPVATT, from the coding sequence ATGGACGCAGTTCGCATCATCACCGGCACCGCGGTCCCGCTCGACCGCTCCGATGTCGACACCGACCAGATCATCCCGAGCGACTGGCTCAAGCAGGTCGAGCGCACCGGCTTCGACAAGGGCCTCTTCTCCGAGTGGCGCGACGACCGGGACTTCGTGCTGAACCAGGAGGTCCACCAGGGGGCGAACATCCTGATCGCCGGCCCGAACTTCGGCACGGGCTCCAGCCGCGAGCACGCCGTGTGGGCGATCCAGCAGTACGGGTTCGCCGCGGTCATCTCGCCGCGCTTCGGCGACATCTTCCGCAACAACTCGACGAAGAACGGGCTGGTCCCGGTGCAGGTGTCCGCGGAGGTCGGCCGCCGGCTGCTCGACGCCGTGGCCGAGGAGCCCACGCTGCAGCTGTCGATCGACATCGAGCGCCGCACGCTCGAGGTCCCGGGCCTCGACCTCGAGGTCGACTTCCCCCTCGACGACGCCGTCCGCCACCGCTTCCTGAACGGGCTCGACGACATCGGCCTCACGCTGCAGCACGAGGCCGAGATCACGGCGTTCGAGTCGCAGCGCCCCGCCTGGATGCCGGTCGCCACCACCTGA
- a CDS encoding IclR family transcriptional regulator, producing the protein MEHIVSGVGVLDKSCWLLAAVADGPCTLAELSERTGTSRATAHRLAVALEEHGMLRRGSDGRFALGLHLVTLGRTAAQQFPLADAASDALAELRDRTGESVQLYVRDGGDRVCVAALESPHGLRTIVPIGAALPMDRGSAGRVLTGETGPQGWVQTVEEREPGVASVSAPVRRAGEVVAAISASGPIDRMGRSPGRRHGGSVVEAARAVETRL; encoded by the coding sequence ATGGAACACATCGTAAGCGGGGTCGGGGTGCTCGACAAGTCGTGCTGGCTGCTCGCCGCGGTCGCCGACGGGCCCTGCACGCTGGCGGAGCTGTCGGAGCGGACCGGCACCTCGCGCGCCACCGCCCACCGCCTGGCCGTGGCGCTCGAGGAGCACGGGATGCTGCGCCGGGGGAGCGACGGGCGCTTCGCCCTCGGGCTGCACCTGGTGACGCTCGGTCGCACCGCCGCCCAGCAGTTCCCGCTCGCCGACGCTGCGTCCGACGCGCTCGCCGAGCTGCGCGATCGGACCGGCGAGTCGGTGCAGCTCTACGTCCGCGACGGCGGCGATCGCGTCTGCGTGGCTGCCCTCGAGTCGCCGCACGGCCTCCGGACGATCGTGCCGATCGGCGCCGCCCTGCCGATGGACCGCGGCTCGGCGGGCCGGGTGCTGACCGGCGAGACCGGACCGCAGGGGTGGGTGCAGACGGTCGAGGAGCGCGAACCCGGTGTGGCGTCGGTGTCGGCCCCGGTGCGGCGGGCCGGCGAGGTCGTCGCCGCGATCAGCGCGTCCGGCCCGATCGACCGGATGGGCCGCTCGCCCGGACGCCGCCACGGCGGATCCGTGGTCGAAGCCGCCCGCGCCGTCGAGACCCGCCTCTGA